Proteins from a genomic interval of Osmia bicornis bicornis chromosome 13, iOsmBic2.1, whole genome shotgun sequence:
- the LOC114873644 gene encoding protein TIPIN homolog, which translates to MSTLSNDIEDEHDVVGEYKNTDSDEDQFNTSKNEDIGSDNEKSTARRIDPTSTKRSVVRNPIPKLNTERLKGPKGLHTIEKYFEGFKFYGKGYEKVDLDRIIKRMEHWGHRLFPKLNFDDFLEKLEKLGTKKDLQVFIKKYRLDMISADDMISQDNIDIEEDKDQDEPIDEFDLLIAEQIEKQKQAMSNASINNENTFNELLLQSNVTITSKPINTTSASPQLSDEVKERIERNRQLAVQRRLARFKEIEEAKRKKLEDTENTQPKNNLSNTEIPNATKNLENKECKSNSQVKSEDHES; encoded by the coding sequence ATGTCAACTTTGTCAAACGATATAGAAGATGAACATGATGTAGTAGGTGAATATAAAAACACAGACTCAGATGAAGATCAGTTTAATACCAGCAAGAATGAAGATATTGGCTCAGATAATGAAAAAAGTACTGCCAGAAGAATTGATCCAACATCTACAAAGCGTAGTGTTGTAAGAAATCCTATACCTAAATTAAACACAGAACGTCTAAAAGGTCCTAAAGGACTACATactattgaaaaatattttgaaggCTTTAAATTTTATGGAAAGGGATATGAGAAAGTAGATTTAGATAGAATCATAAAAAGGATGGAACACTGGGGACATAGACTATTCCCCAAGTTGAATTTTGATGATTTTCTTGAGAAATTAGAGAAATTGGGTACTAAAAAAGATCTTCAGGtgttcattaaaaaatatagacTAGATATGATTAGTGCAGATGATATGATTAGTCAGGATAATATAGACATAGAGGAAGACAAAGATCAAGATGAACCTATTGATgaatttgatttattaattgCTGAACAAATAGAGAAACAAAAACAAGCTATGTCTAATGCATCTATTAATAATGAGAATACattcaatgaattattattacagtCTAATGTCACCATAACTTCAAAGCCTATAAATACAACTTCTGCTTCACCACAACTAAGCGATGAAGTTAAAGAACGTATAGAAAGAAATAGACAGCTAGCTGTTCAAAGAAGGCTTGCAAGATTTAAAGAAATTGAGGAAGCTAAGAGAAAGAAATTGGAAGATACTGAAAACACACaaccaaaaaataatttatctaaCACAGAAATACCCAATGCTACTAAAAATTTAGAGAACAAAGAATGTAAGAGTAATTCACAAGTAAAAAGTGAAGATCATGAATCTTAA
- the LOC114873647 gene encoding U6 snRNA-associated Sm-like protein LSm6 — MNRKEALTQFIQQIHGRPVVVKLNSGVDYRGVLACLDGYMNIALEQTEEYVNGQLKDKYGDAFIRGNNVLYISTQKRRT; from the exons ATGAATCGTAAAGAAGCATTAACTCAATTTATTCAACAAATTCATGGACGTCCTGTTGTTGTAAAGCTAAATAGTGGTGTAGATTACCGAG GTGTTTTAGCTTGTCTTGATGGCTACATGAATATAGCACTTGAACAAACAGAAGAATATGTAAATGGTCAATTAAAAGATAAATATGGCGATGCTTTTATACGCGGCaataatgtattatatattagtaCACAAAAACGTAGaacttaa
- the LOC114873648 gene encoding uncharacterized protein LOC114873648 has translation MPGTPIKDANDAIEKLRTTERPPITNREHTVREITQTDRLNKKLLVSLLERMNKSNGEFDKFMEEGNTSCDSQNDNEF, from the coding sequence ATGCCAGGCACACCGATAAAAGATGCAAATGATGCCATAGAAAAATTACGAACAACGGAACGTCCTCCGATAACAAACCGTGAGCATACTGTGCGGGAAATTACACAAACCGATAGACtgaacaaaaaattattagtaTCACTTTTGGAACGAATGAATAAATCAAACGGAGAGTTCGACAAATTTATGGAAGAAGGAAATACTAGTTGTGATTCTCAAAATGACAACGAGTTTTAA